The genomic DNA ATTTCTTTAACCACCTTCAGCAGCTCGTCCAGCTCGCCTTCCATGGTCGTATCCAATGGGTTCACCTGATGTTTGACACCGGAGCGCTGAATAATTTCAATTGCCTTATCTACATATGCGTAAGAGTCCTCGTTATTGGGGGTTTTAGGAATCACTTGAATACTGAGCAGTGTGTTAGCCATGTGAATTCACCTGTCCTTTATTTGGAGTGTTTTTAGGGAAATATGGTGGTTTAAGGCGGGTGGGAGACCGCTTCGCGTTTCATTTGATCTTACGATCGCTGTTGCCATGGGATTCTTTGAATAGATTTAAAAGGTAAGAATCCCACAGAGTGTATGCTTCCGAAGCTAGCTTTCCATAGGAAAGCTTTCAGGCGAGCGCTTCGCTTCTTCAGATTCAAATGAAACGCTACGCTGCCAACCACCTTAAAAGCACCTTATTTTTAAAGTGGTTTGTGTGGCATTTTTACACACAAGCGCACCTACTTAGTGCTTAGATAAGAGGAACTAAAAGATAAACCCAGTGGAACGAGAATGAAGTAGGCGGAATGGTGCTGTAGAAGCGCGCTTTGGAAGCATCACCTTGCCCGGATTCCACCTCTGGATATTTATAAAAGAAATCTGGGTACAACAGCGATGGGAAGCACCATCCGTCCGCGTAGTGGCGCTTGGTGCACGTCCCTAGTTCGACTTTATTTAGTTGGTAATTTAGCGTTTTAACAAAATGATCAACGCTTGGGCAGGAAGTTGTTTGTGAAGGCGTTATTGACTTCCAAAGGCTTGCTGAGCAGCTTGCGCTCGTACATCCAGTCGGAGTAGTTTTTCCAGACCTCCGCTTTTTGTACGCCCCATTGGGCGGCATCGTCCTGATAACGCGGGCTTAGCCATTTTTGGCTGGCGAGTACCAGCTTTTTATCCAGTTCCGGAACCGCTTTGGTCAAGATGTCTGCGGCTTCTTCCGGGTGAGCGATGGTATATTCATAGCCTTGGGCGGTCG from Paenibacillus sp. FSL R10-2782 includes the following:
- a CDS encoding MTH1187 family thiamine-binding protein gives rise to the protein MANTLLSIQVIPKTPNNEDSYAYVDKAIEIIQRSGVKHQVNPLDTTMEGELDELLKVVKEMHEALTEAGSPSIISQIKIAHNPQGISMDKLTEKYRP